A stretch of Strix aluco isolate bStrAlu1 chromosome 16, bStrAlu1.hap1, whole genome shotgun sequence DNA encodes these proteins:
- the POLD4 gene encoding DNA polymerase delta subunit 4: MGTAEGLTVPGGDREPPGWGWQRPGRPSPAQPGPAASARAGAGRADARFPAAAGPPPLPPPRAAFSRRSMDPPRRITDSFPRRRRRPPGSVKGKNCPRAQPRAPPPAEAPPPPPPPAQALLEMLRRFDLAWEYGPCTGITRLQRWERAEALGLSPPGPVRDALLEHRDNPDVTYSLWHEYEL, encoded by the exons atggggacagccgAGGGGCTGACAGtgcctgggggggacagggaaCCGCCGGGATGGGGGTGGCAGCGGCCGGGCCGCCCCAGTCCAGCTCAGCCCGGCCCAGCCGCTTCCGCCCGGGCAGGGGCGGGCCGGGCCGACGCCCGTTTCCCggcagccgcggggccgccgccgctccccccgccccgagccgcgTTCTCTCGCAGGTCCATGGACCCCCCCCGGCGCATCACCGACTCCTTCCCGCGGCGGCGACGGCGACCCCCGGGCTCGGTCAAGGGCAAGAACTGTCCCCGggcccagccccgcgcccccccgcccgccgaggcgcccccgccgccgccccccccggcccaggCCCTCCTGGAGATGCTGCGGCGCTTCGACCTCGCTTGGGAGTACGGGCCCTGCACCG ggATCACCCGCCTGCAGCGGTGGGAGCGGGCGGAggcgctggggctgagcccccccggCCCTGTACGCGACGCCCTCCTGGAGCACCGGGACAACCCCGATGTCACCTACAG CCTCTGGCATGAGTACGAGCTCTGA
- the GLYATL3 gene encoding glycine N-acyltransferase-like protein 3, translating to MLILTCPAQLQRLEGALRRSLPLALPVHGAVMNINRGNPGEFEVVVDSWPDFGAVLARRSGEMPVDDCYRNTHAAFYRDVGAYRGLLETPGCLRWDTAFHIIGLQEEVAKVSQAIAGTKGVELEVSEYYTYLHPDPSTMPEPRLDPSVRVGSLSPSHVDLLNETWPYGGNSRSRRYLAELLRCFPNLCLQDGAGQPLSWCLTDHFGTGAHGYTLPAHRRRGHMQAVMVLAARRAQARGFFSFGHTATGNRPMQRLQEELGHQRLPGLCRFVLHNPGLGRAGP from the exons ATGCTGATCCTGACGTGCCCGGCCCAGCTGCAGCGCCTGGAGGGGGCCCTGCGGAGGAGCCTGCCCCTCGCCCTGCCG GTTCACGGGGCCGTGATGAACATAAACCGTGGGAACCCGGGGGAGTTTGAGGTCGTGGTGGACTCGTGGCCCGACTTTGGCGCCGTGTTGGCGAGGCGCAGCGGAGAG ATGCCGGTGGATGACTGCTACAGGAACACGCACGCGGCTTTCTACCGGGATGTGGGCGCTTACCGGGGGCTGCTGGAGACCCCCGGCTGCCTGCGCTGGGACACCGCCTTCCACATCATCG GGTTGCAAGAGGAGGTGGCCAAGGTGTCCCAGGCTATCGCGGGGACCAAGGGGGTCGAGCTGGAGGTCTCTGAGTACTACACCTACCTACACCCTGACCCCAGCACCATGCCCGAGCCCCG GCTGGACCCCAGCGTGCGGGTGGGCTCGCTGAGCCCGTCACACGTGGATCTGCTGAACGAAACGTGGCCCTACGGGGGCAACAGCCGGAGCCGGCGGTACCTGGCGGAGCTGTTACGCTGTTTCCCCAACCTCTGCCTGCAGGACGGGGCTGGGCAGCCCCTCTCCTGGTGCCTGACCGATCATTTCGGGACGGGGGCCCACGGCTACACCTTGCCAGCGCACCGCCGGCGCGGCCACATGCAGGCCGTGATGGTCCTGGCCGCCCGGCGGGCGCAGGCCCGTGGCTTCTTCTCCTTTGGGCACACGGCCACGGGCAACCGGCCCATGCAGCGGCTGCAGGAGGAGTTGGGCCACCAGCGGTTGCCGGGGCTTTGCCGCTTTGTGCTGCACAACCCCGGCCTGGGCAGGGCCGGACCCTGA
- the CLCF1 gene encoding cardiotrophin-like cytokine factor 1 isoform X3: MLNVAGDLSGDSWGIFTFLCAALCNLPALPALNCTEELGAGQSIQKTYDLTRYLEHQLRTLAGTYLNYLGPPFNEPDFNPPRLARAERVPSATVDLDLWRGLTDNARLAANYRAYSRLLCYLRALEGPAGTAELRHRLGHFCSSLQGLVLSIAGVMSSLGYPLPVGGPSAPPGTPVPSNDFLKKMEDFWLLKELQTWLWRSAKDFNRLKKKVPPAVVTLRLEARGF, encoded by the exons GAGACTCTTGGGGGATCTTCACCTTCCTCTGCGCCGCGCTCTGCAACCTGCCGGCGCTGCCGGCCCTCAACTGCACCGAGGAGCTGGGCGCCGGCCAGTCCATCCAGAAGACCTACGACCTGACCCGCTACCTGGAGCACCAGCTCCGCACCCTCGCCGGCACCTAC CTGAACTACCTGGGTCCCCCTTTCAACGAACCCGATTTCAACCCCCCGCGGCTGGCGCGGGCCGAGCGGGTCCCCAGCGCCACGGTGGACCTGGACCTGTGGCGGGGCCTGACCGACAACGCTCGCTTGGCCGCCAACTACCGGGCCTACAGCCGCCTGCTCTGCTACCTGCGGGCGCTGGAGGGGCCGGCGGGGACCGCCGAGCTGCGTCATCGCCTCGGTCACTTTTGTTCCAGCCTTCAAGGTTTAGTGCTCAGCATCGCTGGCGTTATGTCTTCTTTGGGTTATCCCCTTCCCGTCGGGGGACCTTCGGCGCCTCCCGGGACTCCGGTTCCTTCCAATGATTTCCTAAAGAAAATGGAGGATTTTTGGTTGTTGAAGGAGTTGCAGACCTGGCTGTGGCGCTCGGCCAAGGACTTTAATCGCCTCAAGAAGAAGGTACCGCCCGCCGTGGTTACGCTGCGGCTGGAGGCCAGGGGATTCTGa